GTAACTCACTCACCGCGTGTGTGTTTGGTTAGGGGCAACCTTCACGCTGCTGATGCTGTTGGCCAGCCTGAACTCATGCAGCAACCCGTGGATCTACTCGGCTTTCTCGAGCAGCGTGTTACCTGAGCTACGCGGCGTGCTGCTGTTGCGTTGCGGCAAGGACGCAGAGCAGCGCAGAAGCTCCCTCCCCAATAACGACTCCACTGCCACGCACGCCTCCAACTATTGACGTCGATGCTCTTCTGCCACCTCCTAGTCACCCGCCTGCACGTCTAGGTGAAGATTCAATAAATGTGATACTGAAGCACAGattagtttttcttttccatGTAGTTGCATGACAATGATACTTTGTCACAATGATTAAATGTCATTTAATAGGTTTTAcatgaaatgtttttatttacctCCCAGGCACCCCATTTTTAGTCTGACAATAGAACCAATGatacattcttttaaaaaatacttCACTCTGCCATCATAAAAATATCACAGTTAAACTAATTAGTATgacaattgaaaacaaaacacagccTGTTTTCCAGacccttcagaataaaacactggaatgcaaaaaaacccaaaacaaaacaaaaacaaaacaaaacacacacaacttATTTGTTCCCATAAGTGCCCCTCTTCACCATGAGAGGCTTCAAGTTTTGTGTTTTGATCCTGGAGGGCAGTGttgaaagttgtttttaatgtgCATCATTAAGTAGATCACTTGCAGAGCTTCGGGTCGCACTATGAGTAAAGGAATCTCTTTGGCTACCGCACTTGGACTAAAAACTAATggtgtgtgtttcttttttttaaaataattaagttGACATTTTGATCGAGGTGTGCACAGTACAAGACGAGGACATGACACAGGTAAGATGTTTGTGGTGATGTTCTTTGCACCAGTGCATGGAGATCTTAGTGCTGATATGACTATTGTTTTAACAGATGGCAGAAATTAGGAGTGACCCGTTGTTGGAACACAGCAGAACCATAGCTTTGTGTCAAAAGTAAACAAGCCCGCATTCCAGACCGAGATAAGATCATcattatttgattgatttttgtttgCTTGGTCCCATGACATTTTTCGCTTGTAAAGATTAGGATTCTGCCCTCTGCCAAAAAAGGAATTGAATGGTTGACAGCAACTCGAAGAGGTCAAGAAAAAAGATCAAAGTTTAAATTCACAAATATAATGTGGTTAATACAAGGGAATATATTTAGGATTTGCTTGAGAGGAAATTCCTTCCCTTGCTGGTTTTGGTGTTTGCAGATTGGAATTCAAGATGTTCTTGGGACATGTTTAATAACATTTTATATTGCTGGAAAAACCAACAGGCCTGTCCTAAGCTTTAAAGAAAAGATGACACAAAATGACTACTACTGCTGGTAAAAGAAACCGCCACGGATTTGACACATTCCAGAGTGAAATGTAAAAACCATCACACTCACGCGCcattctctcacacacacacacgcacattccaTCGAATCAGATTGTCCATATAATTGGAGATAAAATATTTGTTCATGGCCGCGTGTGTGCTTCAAAACCTACGAATACTGACGTCTGCCATGGAAACACAACCCCATTAAGACCgctatgtgagtgtgtgtttgcatatGGACGTGTGGCAGCTCACCGTGTTAGTCCAAAGCTCACAAACGCTCCTTCATACACTCTGCAGACCCTGAGAGTAACATCTTCTTCAAAGTGATTGAAATGACTACCGTCATGAATCTGTGCTCTCCTCAAGATTCCCGCAGGCACATCAATAACAcacaagaaacaaaaaaggaggTGAGTGCAGTGCAAGTCCATagcgtgaatgtgtgtgtttgtgatggCGTGTGCCGTGCGTGTACGTCTTTCCGAGTCTGTTCCGCTCCTACACGGTGTTCTCGTCCATCTTGGAATCCTGTGGTTTGACGGCGTCGGCCGCAGCGGGGGCCTCGTCATCCACATCCTCCACGTCATCCGCGTTGGCCTTGGGGGGCGAGGCTTGGTCCAGCATGGGATTGCGCTCCTCCTTAGGCTCACGTTTGtcctctttcttcttctctcGCTCTAAGAGTTTGTAGTTGATACCCATCCCCACAAAGAGGAAGAGACTGGCCACGATGAGGATGATGCCCGACGAGATGTACGTGTAGTCGTAGTGCTGGTAGTAGTTGTAGAAGCTTCCTGCGGGACGGAGGGCGAAAGGAAACAGATGCATATCAGCTCGGAAATTGGGGCCAGAGTTACGACAATGCCTCCTGGTGGGTGCCACAACACTTAACCGCTGGTTTGGACTGAAAAAGGCAAGTTGGGTTTGCGCCACAGGATATTGCCCCAAagtttttttcgttttgttctTTAAAGATTTTcataaaggaaaaaataaaaaatgcaatttgtgATTGACAAAAATCCCTAAACTAGCCACCATACATTTTGGCAGTTTGGAACCtgccaattcttttttttcttttgaaatatttgtttatatttgaaTTTTTACCTCATTTATGTTCTTTTTTCTATTGAAAATGTACAGTTCATTAGCACTTTTAAAATAATCCCACCAAAAGCAAAATaagaatgaaaaaataaaatcaagggGCCGGCCTGCCAGCCTCCAGTGTCGGCGTGTTGTACCTGTCAGCGGCGGGCCGAGTAGCACAGGGGCGCACTCCACGATGGTGACCAGGCCCACGGCGGAGGAGAACCTCTGCGCTCCCACCAGGTCCATCAGAGTCTCGAATAGCACCGAGCTTAGCCAGCCGAAGGCGAATCCGAAAAAGATGGCGTACACCACAAAACCCGTGTAGGTGGTGGACAGCGGCGCCAAGACGTGACACACGCCGTTGTAGAGGACGGCGCCGGCAAAGAAGTACTGCACGCGGGGTCGGACCCACTTGGTGTTGGCCAGCAGACCCATGGAGGGCCGAGCAAACATGTCGACAAAGGCCAGCACGGACAGCAGGAAGGCTGCCTTGTCTTTGCTGATGTCTTTGCTCTTGGCGAAATTGGAGAGGAAGACGAGCGGCGCAAAGAGGCCGAAGAACATGATGACGTTGCCCAGCAGGTAGAGCAGGAAGCCGCGGTGCTTAAACAGCGTCAGGTCGATGAAGGAGTTGATTGTCTGCAGCACCGTCTTCTTGGGTCGCGCCTCACCGTTGGGCTCGGCCTCTGCGGCGGGCTTGGGGGGCGGCGACCGGG
This region of Syngnathus typhle isolate RoL2023-S1 ecotype Sweden linkage group LG2, RoL_Styp_1.0, whole genome shotgun sequence genomic DNA includes:
- the LOC133150518 gene encoding monocarboxylate transporter 1-like encodes the protein MPPPVGGPTGYTPPEGGWGWAVVVGAFISIGFSYAFPKSITVFFKDIEVIFDATPSQVSWISSIMLAVMYAGGPISSILVNRFGSRPIILMGGCLSASGLVAASFCNTVPQLYFFIGVVGGLGLAFNLNPALTMIGKYFYKRRPIANGIAMAGSPVFLSTLAPLNSWLYDQFGWRGSFLILGGLLLNCCVAGSLMRPIGPRSPPPKPAAEAEPNGEARPKKTVLQTINSFIDLTLFKHRGFLLYLLGNVIMFFGLFAPLVFLSNFAKSKDISKDKAAFLLSVLAFVDMFARPSMGLLANTKWVRPRVQYFFAGAVLYNGVCHVLAPLSTTYTGFVVYAIFFGFAFGWLSSVLFETLMDLVGAQRFSSAVGLVTIVECAPVLLGPPLTGSFYNYYQHYDYTYISSGIILIVASLFLFVGMGINYKLLEREKKKEDKREPKEERNPMLDQASPPKANADDVEDVDDEAPAAADAVKPQDSKMDENTV